The Methylomarinum vadi genome has a window encoding:
- a CDS encoding Y-family DNA polymerase: MPENKLFALVDCNNFYVSCERVFRPDLWHKPVAVLSNNDGCIVARSAEVKALGIKMATPVYQVRHLIERHQIQLFSSNYALYADMSQRVMQCLEQFTPDVEIYSIDESFLDLSGLRWRNLDAYGRQLKQRVQRFTGIPVCVGMAPTKTLAKLANYAAKKWPRTGGVLDLSDPLRRQKLMRLTPVEEVWGVGRQTVKRLNNMGIRTVDDLARQAADQIQAQFNIVMARTVLELQGVSCLSLEEMAPKQQIVCSRSFKRRLGELSELAEALTSFCARAAEKLRQQHSVTGSVTVFIRTNPFNPEEPQYQRSAYKALAQATQDTRVIVTTAKQLLHGIFKAGYRYQKCGVLLGHIQPAQPPLQQDLFRFLDTGGSESAAMSRQLMATVDNINRRFPKGIAVSAGNIGNHWQTPVEYLSPRYTTDWQGLARVLCR; encoded by the coding sequence ATGCCCGAGAACAAACTCTTCGCCCTCGTCGATTGCAATAATTTCTATGTCAGTTGCGAACGCGTGTTTCGCCCGGATTTATGGCATAAACCGGTCGCGGTGCTGAGCAACAATGACGGCTGCATCGTCGCCCGCAGCGCCGAGGTCAAGGCCCTGGGCATCAAGATGGCGACGCCGGTTTATCAAGTGCGACACCTGATCGAGCGCCACCAGATCCAATTATTCTCTTCCAACTATGCGCTCTATGCGGATATGTCGCAACGGGTGATGCAGTGCCTGGAACAATTCACGCCCGACGTGGAAATCTACTCCATCGATGAATCGTTTCTGGACCTGTCCGGGCTGCGCTGGCGGAATCTGGATGCCTATGGCAGGCAGCTGAAACAAAGGGTGCAGCGCTTTACCGGCATTCCGGTCTGCGTCGGCATGGCCCCCACCAAGACGCTGGCCAAGCTCGCCAATTACGCCGCCAAGAAATGGCCGCGAACCGGCGGCGTGCTGGATTTATCCGATCCGCTTCGGCGGCAAAAACTGATGCGTTTGACCCCGGTTGAGGAAGTCTGGGGCGTCGGCCGGCAAACGGTCAAACGGCTCAACAATATGGGCATCAGAACGGTCGACGATTTGGCCCGGCAAGCGGCCGACCAGATTCAGGCGCAATTCAATATCGTCATGGCCCGCACGGTACTGGAACTGCAAGGCGTATCGTGTCTGTCGCTGGAAGAGATGGCGCCGAAACAGCAAATCGTCTGTTCGCGCAGTTTCAAGCGGCGTTTGGGCGAACTATCGGAACTGGCCGAAGCCTTGACCAGTTTCTGCGCGCGGGCCGCCGAAAAATTACGCCAGCAACACTCGGTAACCGGATCGGTCACCGTCTTCATCCGCACCAACCCCTTTAATCCCGAGGAACCGCAATACCAGCGTTCGGCCTACAAAGCCCTGGCGCAGGCGACGCAGGACACCCGCGTGATCGTCACGACCGCCAAGCAACTGCTGCACGGCATCTTCAAAGCGGGCTACCGTTATCAGAAATGCGGCGTCCTGCTGGGTCATATCCAACCCGCCCAGCCGCCCTTGCAACAGGATTTGTTTCGGTTCCTGGACACCGGCGGTTCGGAATCCGCCGCCATGAGCCGGCAATTAATGGCTACCGTCGACAACATCAACCGCCGTTTTCCCAAAGGCATTGCCGTCAGCGCCGGCAATATCGGCAATCACTGGCAAACGCCGGTCGAGTATTTATCGCCCCGCTATACGACCGACTGGCAAGGGTTGGCGCGCGTCTTGTGCCGCTGA
- a CDS encoding NUDIX hydrolase, translating into MNSLHALALALSLFLLNACSLHGERPAPVGAGIIAVACKNDSAFYLLARERDVHRIGWGHLGGTHEENEPLLATALREFYEESNCSFNLDRPRLLRLTGPSRSGNFSTYHMKVEYLPLSRITQSPVCRTVERDQWVWVRRADLLSALRAAARPATVLVAEGEQRSIRLWDAAANALRQALIDNVIPEQDPCIP; encoded by the coding sequence ATGAATTCCTTACACGCCCTAGCGCTCGCCCTCTCTCTGTTTCTACTAAACGCTTGTTCGCTCCATGGCGAACGCCCCGCCCCGGTCGGCGCGGGCATTATTGCCGTCGCCTGTAAAAACGATTCCGCTTTCTACCTGCTAGCGCGCGAACGCGATGTTCATCGCATTGGCTGGGGACATCTGGGCGGCACGCATGAAGAAAATGAACCGCTGCTCGCCACCGCGTTACGGGAGTTTTACGAGGAATCCAACTGCAGTTTCAACCTCGATCGTCCGCGCTTATTGCGACTCACCGGCCCTTCACGAAGCGGCAATTTCTCGACTTACCATATGAAAGTCGAATACCTGCCGCTATCACGTATCACGCAGTCACCTGTTTGTCGGACCGTCGAACGGGACCAATGGGTCTGGGTCCGGCGGGCCGATCTGCTCTCCGCGCTACGAGCGGCTGCACGTCCGGCGACGGTTTTGGTGGCCGAGGGCGAACAGCGCTCTATTCGGCTGTGGGATGCCGCCGCTAATGCACTCCGCCAAGCGCTTATCGATAACGTCATTCCAGAACAGGACCCTTGCATTCCTTAG
- a CDS encoding LexA family protein — MTDIPSSNRGGARPGAGRKKGSNVYGESTQAIRVPESLLPEVKSLLERRKQQAEIKAKLQASANPSSSPASEALAKLLVPARSLSSVKAPLYSGKVAAGFPSPADDYVEKSLDLNELLIQKPAATFFVRAEGESMLGAGIHPNDILVVDRSLKPTVGKVVICALNGELTVKRLKRIGPDSLVLGAENPAYADIVVKEDIDMVIWGVVTNVIHAV, encoded by the coding sequence ATGACTGACATTCCCTCTTCCAATCGCGGCGGCGCCCGTCCCGGTGCCGGCCGCAAGAAAGGCTCCAACGTTTACGGGGAAAGCACGCAGGCGATTCGGGTGCCGGAAAGCCTGCTTCCCGAAGTGAAGTCCCTGTTAGAGCGGCGTAAGCAACAAGCCGAGATAAAAGCTAAATTGCAGGCTTCCGCCAACCCTTCCTCATCGCCGGCCAGCGAAGCCTTGGCGAAGCTTTTGGTCCCCGCCCGCTCCCTCAGTTCGGTAAAAGCCCCCTTATACTCGGGTAAGGTCGCTGCCGGCTTTCCTTCGCCGGCCGACGACTATGTCGAGAAATCGCTGGACTTGAATGAGTTATTGATTCAGAAACCGGCGGCGACGTTTTTCGTCCGCGCCGAAGGCGAATCGATGCTGGGCGCCGGCATTCATCCTAACGATATTCTGGTGGTGGACCGTTCGCTGAAACCGACGGTCGGCAAAGTCGTGATTTGCGCCCTGAACGGGGAACTGACGGTTAAGCGTTTGAAACGCATCGGCCCGGACAGTCTGGTACTGGGGGCGGAGAACCCGGCCTATGCCGATATTGTCGTCAAAGAGGATATCGATATGGTGATTTGGGGCGTGGTGACCAATGTCATCCATGCCGTCTAG